One Cellulomonas sp. Y8 DNA segment encodes these proteins:
- the dhaM gene encoding dihydroxyacetone kinase phosphoryl donor subunit DhaM, whose protein sequence is MTAPVALVLVSHSATLAEGVRELAAQMAPEVLIVAAGGDGAGGLGTSFDLVEQALGEATADGRSAVVLTDLGSAVLTTESVLELLDEDVAARVHLADAPFVEAAVAAGVTAAGGAPVGEVLGAAVAAGAGFPHAAGPGEVAPEASAEPAPPAPPHAGDSAAPITAHVVVRNPMGLHARPAAVLARMMAGFDAAVQVDGVNGASVLELMQLAATQGRTLEVTATGPQARVAVDAFVGAVEEGFGEV, encoded by the coding sequence ATGACCGCCCCGGTCGCCCTCGTCCTGGTCTCGCACTCGGCGACGCTGGCCGAGGGCGTCCGGGAGCTGGCGGCGCAGATGGCTCCGGAGGTGCTGATCGTCGCGGCCGGTGGCGACGGCGCGGGCGGGCTCGGCACGAGCTTCGACCTGGTCGAGCAGGCGCTCGGCGAGGCGACGGCCGACGGCCGGTCCGCGGTCGTGCTCACCGACCTGGGGTCGGCGGTCCTCACCACCGAGTCCGTCCTGGAGCTCCTCGACGAGGACGTCGCGGCCCGGGTGCACCTGGCGGACGCGCCGTTCGTCGAGGCGGCGGTCGCCGCCGGGGTGACCGCCGCGGGCGGGGCGCCGGTGGGCGAGGTGCTCGGCGCCGCCGTGGCCGCGGGGGCGGGCTTCCCGCACGCCGCGGGGCCGGGGGAGGTGGCGCCCGAGGCGTCCGCCGAGCCTGCGCCGCCCGCGCCGCCGCACGCCGGCGACTCCGCCGCGCCCATCACCGCGCACGTCGTCGTGCGCAACCCCATGGGCCTGCACGCCCGCCCGGCCGCGGTGCTCGCCCGGATGATGGCCGGCTTCGACGCCGCCGTGCAGGTCGACGGGGTGAACGGCGCGAGCGTCCTGGAGCTCATGCAGCTCGCCGCCACCCAGGGACGGACCCTCGAGGTGACGGCCACCGGTCCGCAGGCGCGGGTCGCCGTGGACGCGTTCGTCGGGGCGGTCGAGGAGGGCTTCGGCGAGGTGTGA
- a CDS encoding TetR/AcrR family transcriptional regulator, with translation MQEVVEPEGLRARKKRARLEAFVDATHRLAAEQGLDRVTVEAICAEVGVSVRTFFNYFESKDDAVLGMEHWRLDEAAAEAFATGGPTGDLLADMQALTASALDHPPLGKERMERAFELAKGHPELMLRAYTHVQGLHDEIGALVRRRLGDAADESAVALVGTLLLGLAHATFVRWDTAGGTGDVQDHLPSVVADLTAIFAPR, from the coding sequence GTGCAAGAAGTCGTGGAGCCCGAGGGGCTGCGGGCGCGCAAGAAGCGCGCCCGCCTGGAGGCGTTCGTCGACGCGACCCACCGCCTCGCGGCGGAGCAGGGCCTGGACCGCGTGACGGTCGAGGCCATCTGCGCCGAGGTCGGCGTCTCGGTCCGCACGTTCTTCAACTACTTCGAGTCGAAGGACGACGCCGTGCTCGGCATGGAGCACTGGCGCCTCGACGAGGCCGCCGCCGAGGCGTTCGCGACCGGCGGCCCCACCGGCGACCTGCTCGCGGACATGCAGGCCCTCACCGCCAGCGCCCTCGACCACCCGCCGCTCGGCAAGGAGCGGATGGAGCGGGCCTTCGAGCTCGCGAAGGGCCACCCGGAGCTCATGCTCCGGGCCTACACCCACGTCCAGGGCCTGCACGACGAGATCGGCGCCCTGGTCCGGCGCCGGCTCGGGGACGCCGCCGACGAGTCCGCGGTCGCCCTGGTCGGGACCCTGCTGCTCGGCCTCGCGCACGCGACGTTCGTGCGCTGGGACACCGCCGGGGGGACCGGCGACGTCCAGGACCACCTGCCGTCGGTCGTCGCGGACCTCACCGCGATCTTCGCGCCCCGCTAG
- a CDS encoding folylpolyglutamate synthase/dihydrofolate synthase family protein, producing MAAAKGRGGADHQRDEAAAAARRAADEVYAGILERAPEHDIDPTLDRVAAVCELLGDPQKAYRVVHLTGTNGKTSTARMVERLVREHGLRTGRFTSPHLHRVTERIAIDGEPISDEAFVATWQDVAPYVHMVDVKEQEAGRPRLSFFEVFTVMAFAAFADAPVDVAVVEVGMGGRWDATNVADGEVAVITPVAYDHERWLGHTLVEIAGEKSGIVKDGATLVLSTQQEDAEGVILHAAAEHGARVVREGVDIDVVDRQVAVGGQLLTLRGTGGVYTDVFLPLHGEHQAHNALAALAAVEALIAGGGALDGSVVEAAFADVDSPGRLELVRSSPTVLVDGAHNPAGAEALVAAVEEAFAFQRIVGVVGAMADKDPEAILAVLEPYLAEVVVTRASNPRAMEVDDLAEIAVDVFGEDRVHVRERLDEAVTLAADLAEREVERGAAVLVTGSIYLVAEARVLTGRA from the coding sequence ATGGCCGCCGCGAAGGGCCGCGGGGGAGCGGACCACCAGCGCGACGAGGCCGCCGCAGCCGCCCGCCGCGCCGCGGACGAGGTGTACGCCGGCATCCTCGAACGGGCGCCCGAGCACGACATCGACCCGACCCTGGACCGGGTCGCGGCGGTGTGCGAGCTGCTCGGCGACCCGCAGAAGGCGTACCGGGTCGTGCACCTCACGGGCACGAACGGCAAGACGTCGACCGCGCGCATGGTCGAGCGGCTGGTGCGCGAGCACGGGCTGCGCACCGGCCGGTTCACCAGCCCGCACCTGCACCGGGTGACCGAGCGCATCGCGATCGACGGGGAGCCGATCTCCGACGAGGCGTTCGTGGCCACCTGGCAGGACGTCGCGCCGTACGTGCACATGGTCGACGTCAAGGAGCAGGAGGCCGGTCGGCCCCGGCTGAGCTTCTTCGAGGTGTTCACGGTCATGGCGTTCGCGGCCTTCGCGGACGCCCCGGTGGACGTCGCGGTGGTCGAGGTCGGCATGGGCGGTCGCTGGGACGCCACGAACGTCGCCGACGGCGAGGTCGCGGTCATCACGCCGGTCGCCTACGACCACGAGCGCTGGCTCGGGCACACCCTCGTCGAGATCGCGGGGGAGAAGTCGGGGATCGTCAAGGACGGCGCCACCCTCGTGCTGTCGACGCAGCAGGAGGACGCCGAGGGCGTCATCCTGCACGCCGCGGCCGAGCACGGGGCGCGGGTGGTCCGCGAGGGCGTCGACATCGACGTGGTGGACCGGCAGGTCGCGGTCGGCGGGCAGCTGCTCACGCTGCGCGGCACCGGCGGCGTCTACACGGACGTGTTCCTGCCGCTGCACGGCGAGCACCAGGCGCACAACGCACTCGCGGCGCTCGCGGCCGTCGAGGCGCTGATCGCGGGCGGCGGCGCGCTGGACGGGTCGGTGGTGGAGGCGGCGTTCGCCGACGTCGACTCGCCGGGCCGCCTGGAGCTGGTCCGGTCCAGCCCGACCGTCCTCGTCGACGGGGCGCACAACCCCGCGGGCGCGGAGGCGCTGGTCGCGGCGGTCGAGGAGGCGTTCGCGTTCCAGCGGATCGTCGGGGTGGTCGGGGCGATGGCGGACAAGGACCCCGAGGCGATCCTCGCGGTGCTGGAGCCGTACCTGGCCGAGGTCGTCGTGACGCGGGCGTCGAACCCGCGGGCGATGGAGGTCGACGACCTGGCCGAGATCGCGGTCGACGTGTTCGGCGAGGACCGGGTCCACGTCCGCGAGCGGCTCGACGAGGCCGTGACCCTGGCGGCCGACCTCGCGGAGCGCGAGGTGGAGCGCGGCGCGGCCGTCCTCGTGACCGGGTCGATCTACCTGGTGGCCGAGGCGCGGGTGCTCACCGGCCGCGCCTGA
- a CDS encoding MDR family MFS transporter, translating into MATAAPAPDKPLVELNQRTVWLIFGALLASMLLSSLDQSIVGTAMPTIVGELNGVEHQGWVVTIYILAIAIVMPLYGKFGDLWGRRWPFLVAISLFTLASAGAGFAQTFHELVIWRGVQGLGGGGLIILSQAIIADIVPAKERGKYMGPMGALFGVSAVAGPLLGGLFTDHFDWRWCFWINIPIGIAALVVAWFTLKLPSHRSNRPLDVAGIVLLTLATSGLVLVTSWTSLSGEGGYDWSDPRLVGLLVGTLAAAVAFVLVELRAAEPILPLRLFKNPTFTLATGIGLVIGMGMFASLAFLPTFLQMSTGSGVTESGLLMLPMTVGVMLTSIASGLAITKTGKYKAFPITGMAITTLGLAWLTTITGDMSMVLFGAMIFTLGAGLGLVMQTVVLAVQNSVDPHELGTATSANNFFREIGAAVGTALFSTIFTTRLSERLESVFAGAGSAGIDTGGSAESLTPALVSQLPEPLHDGVVTAYTEALAPAFWYLVPLLAVGFVLTLFLREVKLSDVAGMVARGEATAAAPAAPATVSAGVGATGATPGASAPGESAGPDHGSADDRR; encoded by the coding sequence ATGGCCACCGCCGCCCCCGCCCCCGACAAGCCCCTGGTGGAGCTGAACCAGCGCACCGTGTGGCTGATCTTCGGGGCCCTGCTCGCCAGCATGCTGCTGTCGTCCCTCGACCAGTCGATCGTCGGCACCGCGATGCCCACGATCGTCGGCGAGCTCAACGGCGTCGAGCACCAGGGCTGGGTCGTGACGATCTACATCCTGGCGATCGCGATCGTCATGCCGCTGTACGGCAAGTTCGGCGACCTGTGGGGGCGGCGCTGGCCGTTCCTGGTCGCGATCAGCCTGTTCACGCTCGCGTCCGCCGGCGCCGGCTTCGCGCAGACGTTTCACGAGCTGGTCATCTGGCGCGGCGTCCAGGGCCTCGGCGGCGGCGGCCTGATCATCCTGTCGCAGGCGATCATCGCCGACATCGTGCCCGCCAAGGAGCGCGGCAAGTACATGGGCCCGATGGGCGCGCTGTTCGGCGTCTCCGCGGTCGCCGGCCCGCTCCTCGGCGGCCTGTTCACGGACCACTTCGACTGGCGCTGGTGCTTCTGGATCAACATCCCGATCGGCATCGCCGCGCTCGTCGTCGCGTGGTTCACGCTGAAGCTGCCCAGCCACCGGTCGAACCGCCCGCTCGACGTCGCCGGCATCGTCCTGCTGACCCTGGCCACCTCCGGCCTGGTGCTCGTCACGTCGTGGACCTCGCTGTCCGGCGAGGGCGGCTACGACTGGTCCGACCCGCGCCTCGTCGGCCTGCTGGTCGGCACCCTGGCCGCCGCCGTGGCGTTCGTGCTCGTCGAGCTGCGCGCCGCCGAGCCGATCCTCCCGCTGCGCCTGTTCAAGAACCCGACGTTCACCCTCGCCACCGGCATCGGCCTGGTCATCGGCATGGGCATGTTCGCGTCGCTCGCGTTCCTGCCGACGTTCCTGCAGATGTCGACCGGCTCCGGGGTGACCGAGTCCGGCCTGCTCATGCTCCCGATGACCGTCGGCGTCATGCTGACCTCGATCGCCTCGGGTCTCGCGATCACGAAGACCGGGAAGTACAAGGCGTTCCCCATCACCGGCATGGCGATCACGACGCTCGGCCTGGCGTGGCTCACCACCATCACGGGCGACATGTCGATGGTGCTGTTCGGCGCGATGATCTTCACGCTCGGCGCGGGCCTCGGCCTGGTCATGCAGACCGTCGTCCTGGCCGTGCAGAACTCCGTCGACCCGCACGAGCTCGGCACCGCCACCTCGGCGAACAACTTCTTCCGCGAGATCGGCGCCGCGGTGGGCACCGCGCTGTTCAGCACGATCTTCACCACGCGGCTGTCCGAGCGGCTGGAGTCCGTGTTCGCGGGCGCCGGCTCCGCGGGGATCGACACCGGCGGCTCCGCCGAGTCGCTGACCCCTGCTCTCGTCTCCCAGCTGCCCGAGCCGCTGCACGACGGCGTGGTCACCGCGTACACCGAGGCGCTCGCCCCGGCGTTCTGGTACCTGGTGCCGCTGCTGGCGGTCGGCTTCGTGCTCACGCTGTTCCTGCGCGAGGTGAAGCTGTCCGACGTCGCCGGCATGGTGGCGCGCGGCGAGGCGACCGCCGCGGCCCCGGCGGCGCCGGCGACCGTCTCGGCCGGCGTGGGTGCGACGGGGGCGACCCCGGGCGCGTCCGCCCCGGGCGAGAGCGCGGGCCCGGACCACGGCTCCGCCGACGACCGCAGGTAG
- the dhaL gene encoding dihydroxyacetone kinase subunit DhaL, with product MRRTAQVVAEHREELIELDRQIGDGDHGENLNRGFTAVTAKLDALDAPPGDVGAVLKLVATTLMSTVGGAAGPLYGTAYLRAAKVTGLPELDSAAVVALLEAGLEGIVVRGKATTGEKTMVDAWTPAVEAAVAASDAGASPAAVLAAAAEAARAGAEATVPLVATKGRASYLGERSAGHQDPGATSTALILEAAAATAEATA from the coding sequence GTGCGGCGCACGGCGCAGGTGGTCGCCGAGCACCGGGAGGAGCTCATCGAGCTCGACCGGCAGATCGGCGACGGCGACCACGGCGAGAACCTCAACCGGGGGTTCACCGCCGTGACGGCCAAGCTGGACGCGCTGGACGCCCCGCCGGGCGACGTCGGCGCCGTGCTCAAGCTCGTCGCCACGACCCTCATGTCCACCGTCGGTGGCGCCGCGGGCCCGCTGTACGGCACGGCCTACCTGCGCGCCGCGAAGGTGACCGGGCTGCCGGAGCTCGACAGCGCAGCGGTCGTGGCGCTGCTGGAGGCCGGCCTGGAGGGCATCGTCGTGCGCGGGAAGGCCACGACCGGCGAGAAGACGATGGTCGACGCGTGGACACCGGCGGTCGAGGCCGCCGTGGCCGCGTCCGACGCGGGCGCCTCCCCGGCCGCGGTGCTGGCGGCCGCGGCCGAGGCGGCGCGCGCCGGGGCCGAGGCGACGGTCCCCCTGGTCGCGACGAAGGGGCGCGCGTCCTACCTGGGCGAGCGCTCGGCCGGGCACCAGGACCCCGGCGCCACGTCGACCGCCCTGATCCTCGAGGCGGCGGCCGCGACCGCGGAGGCGACGGCATGA